A single genomic interval of Coccidioides posadasii str. Silveira chromosome 1, complete sequence harbors:
- a CDS encoding uncharacterized protein (EggNog:ENOG410PJZ6~COG:S): MAVGQDDGPMPLYMHTLKRILQEMRISQQQLGTKFNYREFKKMVMESGLTPAQLELLKQRLDTLESFMPQTQIAAYKNIGKNDAGGSDWKPVVRNHADRSVALLKVSKPGRLTVLDLSCPCISPETAWLTF, translated from the coding sequence ATGGCAGTTGGCCAGGATGACGGGCCAATGCCACTTTATATGCATACATTGAAACGGATTTTGCAGGAAATGCGAATTTCACAGCAACAGTTGGGTACCAAGTTCAATTATCGAGAATTCAAGAAAATGGTGATGGAGTCTGGTTTGACTCCTGCCCAGCTTGAACTCCTCAAGCAACGTTTAGATACCCTAGAGAGCTTCATGCCGCAAACACAAATCGCGGCTTACAAAAACATTGGGAAAAATGATGCAGGAGGCTCAGACTGGAAACCTGTAGTAAGAAACCATGCGGATAGGTCTGTGGCTTTGCTAAAAGTTTCTAAGCCAGGTCGATTAACTGTCCTTGATCTCTCATGTCCCTGCATTTCACCGGAAACGGCGTGGCTCACTTTTTAA